TGATTACAGAATCTACCTTTTTGGAAAGTAATGCATTTAATTTAGCAATCTTTAATACCAAACTTTTATTCATATTTTTCTCAAGATTCGAGTGCCTTATACCCCATATAAGTTTTTGTTTAGTGGAACGATTTTTAATTAAAAAACCAAATAAATCTGCATGATACATCCATGTTTGAATAATCTGTGCATCTTTCACAAGAGACCTAGCCCTTTTTATAAAAAAAGGATTAATTATACCTCTTTTCATCCCTAGAGTATGTACTGGTATTCCCATCTCTCTTATTTTAGGACCGAAAACCCCTTCATCCATCATAGAGATAACTTCGAAATCATACTTAGTATGGTCAGCATTTTTTAATAGCTTGAAAAGCATAGTTTCTGCGCCACCAACATTTAATCCAACTATAATGTGGATAATTTTCAGCTTAGACATATATTTATCACATCACCTAATGTATTTCTAATTTTAATAAAACATTTCATTTTTACCCTTTAGTTTAAAAGTAATGAATTTAGCTAACTATTAATTAATAAGCAAAAACATAAACTATATTTCTAATATTATTTTTTCACTACTGTTTCACTTTCTATATCTATCCAGCTACCCATTTTCTTGTCCCACTCTAGCGGAGTTATATTTTGTGAACCACCACCGTGATAAAAAGTTATTTCTCCAAAATAAATTTCCCCTTTAATATTGTACAAATCTACCCTACAGTGAGGAAACGGTTTAGATAGTATCTCTGCATATTCAATCATTTTATCTAAGTTTTGAGGTTTGGATATCAAGGATTGATCAAAGTGTTCCCTTCCTACTTTCACATCTAAATAATTAAAGTTTGTATCATATACATTTCTTCGAGCATCTGCACTATGAGACCCATCAGGATTAGTTGTATCTATATCTACAAATATTAACTTTACTTTTCCTTCAAAGCATAAAAATCGATAATCTATTAGTGAACTATTATCTTCACTTTCTAATACTTCTTCAACCATTAATTTAGGTATAATATTTTTATAATTCCACTCTCTTGACTGTAAATAATAGTTCTGTTTCAAAGCATAATTAAAATTCCTTTTAAATTTCTCTTCATCAAAAAAGGTATTCCTATCATATATTATATTTGTACCTGAACCATGATTGCATTTGATGAAAACTTTATCAGGCAGGTCTTCAAATTTAATTTCATCAGCATTATTGTATACCCCATAAATATTGGTCAATATTTGACCTAATCCACACTTTTTTATATACTCTCTAACTCTATATTTATCGGAACAAATAGTTAATAAT
This sequence is a window from Brevibacillus sp. JNUCC-41. Protein-coding genes within it:
- a CDS encoding ATP-grasp fold amidoligase family protein produces the protein MIFQIKNTLRRISNRNKSIKKLYLSANKIKVRAVSKISDEKFAKMKYKENTGKKLNLENPVLFNEKLWWLKINNRDPLLTICSDKYRVREYIKKCGLGQILTNIYGVYNNADEIKFEDLPDKVFIKCNHGSGTNIIYDRNTFFDEEKFKRNFNYALKQNYYLQSREWNYKNIIPKLMVEEVLESEDNSSLIDYRFLCFEGKVKLIFVDIDTTNPDGSHSADARRNVYDTNFNYLDVKVGREHFDQSLISKPQNLDKMIEYAEILSKPFPHCRVDLYNIKGEIYFGEITFYHGGGSQNITPLEWDKKMGSWIDIESETVVKK